The proteins below are encoded in one region of Pseudomonas sp. SCB32:
- a CDS encoding (2Fe-2S)-binding protein, producing the protein MITLNLNGKDHEFDAPGEMPLLWALRDVAGLTGTKYGCGMALCGACTVHIDGQPTRSCVTPLSAVTGKKVTTIEAVSEQPAGKAVQDAWRRLDVVQCGYCQSGQIMSATALLAANKAPSDADIDTAMSGNICRCGTYARIRAAIHDAAKTLA; encoded by the coding sequence ATGATTACCCTGAACCTCAATGGCAAGGACCATGAATTCGATGCGCCTGGCGAGATGCCGCTGCTCTGGGCCCTGCGCGATGTCGCCGGGCTGACTGGCACCAAGTACGGCTGCGGCATGGCGTTGTGCGGCGCCTGCACGGTGCACATCGATGGCCAGCCGACACGCTCCTGCGTCACGCCGTTGTCGGCGGTGACGGGCAAGAAGGTCACCACCATCGAAGCGGTGAGCGAACAGCCCGCCGGCAAGGCCGTCCAGGATGCCTGGCGGCGGCTGGACGTGGTGCAGTGCGGTTACTGCCAGTCCGGGCAGATCATGTCGGCCACCGCGCTGCTGGCCGCCAACAAGGCGCCCAGCGACGCCGACATCGATACCGCCATGAGCGGCAACATCTGTCGCTGCGGCACCTATGCGCGGATTCGCGCCGCCATCCACGACGCCGCCAAGACCCTGGCCTGA
- a CDS encoding autotransporter assembly complex family protein, whose translation MRFVQGLLGLLLLMAFCLQRALAAEAHLDVRITPATPALKANIEAYVGSLGERDQAALRRMRRTAEEQAQKAAQALGYYQARIRSRVSDGEPATLRLNVTPGEPVRLRNVTIRVEGPAAQLKSFRVPGGDALKPGAQLNHGAYEDAKRLIQNQASRFGFFRGQFSQQQLRIDPVAGAADIELVYVSGPRSTLGKVEFSGDYPFDDELMQRMVPFKDGTPYDSELIADLNQALQSSGYFDGVRVDAAPQAKADSDVIPVNVHLQVRKPRTMGLGLGFSTDVGPRAKANWTRHWVNPQGHSLGFESEVSAPRQNVGAWYEIPLDPPLTDKLRFTSGYQNEDLVDTQSKLLTLGSEWQHKLDSGWQRVVSLNWQREEYKLGDDSGLSSFLMPGIGYSILEADNKVDPSHGYRLQFDVKGAKQGFLADADVAHVNALAKGLTSFWGGQRLLGRIQLGGIATNDYSSIPPSLRFFAGGDQSVRGYDYQTLSPKNSEGDRIGGRYMVAGSVEYQYPIAERWRLAAFVDQGNAFNSLDFPSIKTGVGIGIRWVSPVGPLRLDLADGLDEDGGLRIHFSMGPEL comes from the coding sequence ATGAGATTTGTCCAAGGATTGCTTGGGCTGCTGCTGTTAATGGCGTTCTGCTTGCAGAGGGCGCTGGCGGCCGAAGCCCATCTCGACGTTCGCATCACGCCTGCCACCCCTGCGCTCAAGGCCAATATCGAGGCCTATGTGGGCAGCCTTGGCGAGCGTGATCAGGCGGCATTGCGGCGCATGCGGCGCACGGCCGAGGAACAGGCACAGAAGGCCGCGCAGGCACTGGGCTACTACCAGGCGCGCATTCGCAGCCGGGTGAGTGACGGGGAGCCTGCGACCCTGCGCCTGAACGTGACACCCGGCGAGCCGGTGCGCCTGCGCAACGTCACCATCCGGGTGGAGGGGCCGGCGGCCCAGCTCAAGAGCTTCCGCGTGCCCGGTGGCGATGCACTCAAACCCGGTGCGCAGCTCAATCACGGTGCCTACGAGGACGCCAAGCGGCTGATCCAGAACCAGGCGTCGCGCTTCGGATTCTTTCGCGGGCAATTCAGCCAGCAGCAGTTGCGGATCGATCCGGTGGCCGGTGCTGCCGACATCGAGCTGGTATATGTCAGCGGACCGCGCTCGACACTCGGCAAGGTCGAATTCAGTGGCGACTATCCGTTCGACGACGAGCTCATGCAACGCATGGTGCCGTTCAAGGACGGCACGCCCTATGACTCCGAGCTGATCGCCGATCTCAATCAGGCGTTGCAGTCCTCCGGCTACTTCGACGGGGTGCGTGTGGACGCGGCGCCGCAGGCCAAGGCCGATTCCGACGTGATTCCGGTCAATGTCCACCTGCAGGTGCGCAAGCCCAGGACCATGGGCCTGGGCCTGGGCTTCTCCACCGACGTCGGGCCGCGCGCCAAGGCGAACTGGACGCGCCACTGGGTCAACCCGCAGGGCCACAGCCTGGGCTTCGAGTCGGAAGTGTCCGCGCCCCGGCAGAACGTCGGCGCCTGGTACGAGATCCCGCTGGACCCGCCGCTGACCGACAAGTTGCGCTTCACCAGTGGTTATCAGAACGAAGACCTGGTGGACACCCAGAGCAAGCTGCTCACGCTGGGCAGCGAATGGCAGCACAAGCTCGACAGCGGCTGGCAGCGGGTGGTGTCGCTGAACTGGCAGCGCGAAGAATACAAACTGGGCGATGACTCGGGCCTGAGCAGTTTCCTCATGCCGGGGATCGGGTACTCGATCCTGGAGGCGGACAACAAGGTCGACCCCAGCCACGGCTATCGCCTGCAGTTCGATGTAAAGGGCGCCAAGCAGGGCTTCCTGGCGGACGCCGACGTCGCCCATGTCAACGCGCTGGCCAAGGGGCTGACCAGCTTCTGGGGCGGCCAGCGCCTGCTCGGGCGTATCCAGCTGGGCGGCATCGCCACCAACGACTACTCCTCGATCCCGCCGTCGCTGCGCTTCTTCGCCGGCGGTGACCAGAGCGTTCGCGGTTATGACTACCAGACACTGTCGCCGAAGAACTCCGAAGGCGACCGCATCGGTGGACGCTACATGGTCGCCGGTAGCGTCGAATACCAGTACCCGATTGCGGAGCGCTGGCGGCTGGCGGCCTTCGTCGACCAGGGCAACGCCTTCAACTCGCTGGACTTCCCTTCAATCAAGACCGGTGTGGGCATCGGCATCCGCTGGGTGTCCCCGGTCGGGCCGTTGCGTCTGGACCTGGCCGACGGCCTCGACGAGGACGGCGGCCTCCGCATTCACTTCTCCATGGGGCCTGAGCTATGA
- the mgtA gene encoding magnesium-translocating P-type ATPase — translation MRLDRFRTHLLEFINKGFPARQLRRPAARDLLRGAAAGRQASAPVARSLLEWSVLEPQSALDRLGSRREGLSETEAEERRLREGLNEVEQERPIGAWLHLWYCYCNPFNLLLSVLAAISWLTEDAEAAVVIGSMVVISTLLRFVQEKRSNRAAERLKAMVSNTATVFRSPDGEGLPRREEVPIRQLVPGDVLWLSAGDMVPADVRLLSAKDLFVGQATLTGESLPVEKFAQLRDARQGNPLERDNLCFMGTNVISGSAQAVVVGTGTRTYFGSLAERVIAAAPATTAFQTGVNRISWLLIRFMLVMAPLVLLINGFTKGDWLQAALFALSVAVGLTPEMLPMIVTSTLAKGAVALSRRKVIVKRLDAIQNFGAMDILCTDKTGTLTQDRVVLERHTDAFGQVQDRVLQLAFLNSHHQTGLKNLLDVAVLEHVELRRALRVDSRYRKVDEIPFDFARRRMSVVVREPDDYHLLICKGALEEVLDVCVSVEAGDSVVPLDGERLASIRAVAEALNQEGLRVVAVATRELPPERDGYGVVDETGLCLAGYIAFLDPPKETTAPALRALAENGVAVKVLTGDNERVSLKVCRDVGLPVQGVLLGPQLDSLDDVTLGELAEHATLFAKLTPGHKERLVRVLRERGHVVGFLGDGINDAPALRTADIGISVDSAVDIAKEAADLILLEKSLLVLEEGVIEGRRTFANMLKYIRMTASSNFGNVFSVLVASAFIPFLPMLPLQLLVQNLLYDLSQIAIPFDNVDDEQLRRPQQWNPGGLGRFMVFFGPISSLFDIATFLVLWFALDANAPQHQALFQSGWFVEGLISQLLVVHMIRTRRIPFLQSRAAWPLLGMTLAIVALALFLPMGPLAHSFRMQALPLAYWPWLVGILLGYMVLTQAVKGWFARRYGWDRSERTHPREPLALGERADSGTV, via the coding sequence ATGCGCCTGGATCGCTTCAGGACACACTTGCTGGAATTCATCAACAAGGGCTTTCCGGCCCGACAGTTGCGCCGTCCCGCCGCGCGCGACCTGCTGCGTGGGGCCGCAGCGGGGCGACAGGCTTCCGCGCCGGTGGCCAGGAGCCTGCTCGAGTGGTCGGTACTGGAGCCCCAGTCCGCGCTCGATCGCCTGGGCAGCCGCCGTGAAGGTCTCAGCGAGACGGAGGCCGAGGAGCGACGCCTGCGCGAGGGGTTGAACGAGGTGGAACAGGAGCGCCCGATCGGCGCCTGGCTGCACCTCTGGTATTGCTACTGCAACCCCTTCAACCTGCTGCTGAGCGTATTGGCGGCGATCTCCTGGCTGACCGAGGACGCCGAGGCCGCCGTGGTGATCGGCAGCATGGTGGTGATTTCCACCTTGCTGCGCTTCGTCCAGGAAAAGCGCTCGAACCGCGCCGCCGAGCGGCTCAAGGCGATGGTCAGTAACACCGCCACGGTGTTTCGCAGCCCGGATGGCGAAGGCCTGCCGCGCCGCGAGGAAGTGCCGATCCGCCAGCTGGTGCCCGGGGATGTACTGTGGCTCTCGGCTGGCGACATGGTGCCGGCGGATGTCCGGCTGCTCAGCGCCAAGGACCTGTTCGTCGGCCAGGCGACGCTCACCGGCGAATCGCTGCCGGTGGAGAAGTTCGCCCAACTGCGCGATGCCCGTCAGGGCAATCCCCTGGAGCGCGACAATCTCTGCTTCATGGGGACCAACGTCATCAGCGGCTCGGCGCAGGCCGTGGTGGTGGGCACCGGGACGCGGACCTACTTCGGTTCGTTGGCCGAGCGGGTGATCGCGGCGGCGCCGGCGACCACCGCATTCCAGACCGGGGTGAACAGGATCAGCTGGTTGCTGATCCGCTTCATGCTGGTGATGGCACCGCTGGTGCTGCTGATCAACGGCTTTACCAAGGGCGACTGGCTGCAGGCGGCGCTGTTCGCACTGTCCGTGGCGGTGGGCCTGACTCCGGAAATGCTTCCGATGATCGTCACCTCGACCCTGGCCAAGGGCGCGGTGGCGCTGAGCCGGCGCAAGGTCATCGTCAAGCGCCTGGACGCCATCCAGAACTTCGGTGCGATGGACATCCTCTGCACCGACAAGACCGGCACCCTGACCCAGGACCGCGTCGTGCTGGAGCGTCACACCGACGCCTTCGGCCAGGTCCAGGACCGCGTCCTGCAACTGGCCTTCCTCAACAGCCACCACCAGACGGGGCTGAAGAACCTGCTGGACGTGGCCGTGCTCGAGCATGTCGAGTTGCGCCGTGCGTTGCGGGTGGACAGCCGCTACCGCAAGGTCGACGAGATTCCCTTCGACTTCGCTCGCCGGCGCATGTCGGTGGTGGTCCGCGAGCCTGACGATTACCACCTGCTGATCTGCAAGGGCGCGCTGGAGGAGGTACTGGACGTCTGCGTCTCGGTGGAAGCGGGCGACTCCGTAGTGCCGCTGGACGGCGAGCGCCTGGCCAGCATCCGTGCGGTGGCCGAGGCCCTGAACCAGGAGGGCCTGCGCGTGGTGGCGGTGGCGACCCGCGAGCTGCCGCCGGAGCGTGATGGCTATGGCGTGGTCGACGAGACGGGGCTGTGCCTGGCCGGCTACATCGCCTTCCTCGATCCTCCGAAGGAAACTACCGCGCCAGCGCTGCGTGCGCTGGCGGAAAACGGCGTGGCAGTGAAAGTGCTGACCGGCGACAACGAGCGGGTCAGCCTGAAGGTCTGCCGCGACGTTGGCCTGCCGGTGCAGGGCGTGCTCCTTGGCCCCCAGCTGGACAGCCTGGACGACGTGACGCTGGGCGAGCTGGCCGAGCACGCCACGCTGTTCGCCAAGCTCACCCCTGGCCACAAGGAGCGCCTGGTGCGCGTGCTGCGCGAGCGCGGGCACGTGGTGGGTTTCCTTGGCGATGGCATCAACGACGCCCCGGCGCTGCGTACGGCGGACATCGGTATCTCGGTGGACTCGGCGGTGGACATCGCCAAGGAAGCCGCCGACCTGATCCTGCTGGAAAAGAGCCTGCTGGTACTGGAAGAGGGGGTGATCGAAGGCCGCCGGACCTTCGCCAACATGCTCAAGTACATCCGCATGACCGCCAGCTCCAATTTCGGCAACGTCTTCAGCGTGCTGGTGGCCAGCGCCTTCATTCCTTTCCTGCCGATGCTGCCGTTGCAACTGCTGGTGCAGAATCTGCTGTACGACCTGTCGCAGATCGCCATTCCCTTCGACAACGTCGATGACGAGCAGCTGCGCCGCCCCCAGCAGTGGAACCCAGGAGGGCTGGGGCGCTTCATGGTGTTCTTCGGGCCGATCAGCTCGCTGTTCGACATTGCCACCTTCCTGGTCCTGTGGTTCGCCCTGGATGCCAATGCACCCCAGCACCAGGCGCTGTTCCAGTCGGGCTGGTTCGTCGAGGGGCTGATCTCGCAGCTGCTGGTGGTTCACATGATCCGCACGCGGCGCATTCCCTTCCTGCAGAGCCGCGCGGCCTGGCCGCTGCTGGGGATGACCCTGGCGATCGTTGCCTTGGCGCTGTTCCTGCCCATGGGACCACTGGCTCATTCGTTCCGCATGCAGGCCTTGCCGCTGGCCTATTGGCCGTGGCTGGTGGGCATCCTGCTGGGGTACATGGTGCTGACCCAGGCCGTGAAGGGCTGGTTTGCACGGCGCTACGGCTGGGATCGCAGCGAGCGGACGCACCCGCGGGAGCCGCTGGCACTGGGCGAGCGCGCGGATTCCGGCACGGTCTGA
- a CDS encoding xanthine dehydrogenase family protein molybdopterin-binding subunit, with product MLDTRIDQDEAQSRGILNLSRRHFLRGAGGLALGIYFAPLLARIGDAQAAGDFEPDAFVRIAPDGTVTVIAKHVEMGQGSYTGLATLVAEELDADWAQVRVEGAPVDAKRYANLAFGIQGTGGSTALANSFEQLRKAGASARAMLVGAAAEQWQVPAAQIDVHDGVVTHAASGHKASFGELAEAAARQPVSAEVKLKEPKDFKLIGQAKLARIDSHGKTDGSALFTQDIQLPDLLVAVVAHPPRFGGVPAKVDASKAKAVPGVVAVVQFPGSERRFAGVAVLAKNTWAARQGRDALQVEWDESKAFRMGSKEIFAQYREMAGKPGLVARSEGDVDKVLKQPPAKVIEAEYEFPFLAHAAMEPLNCVVQLKDDGGCQIWNGEQWQTADQAAVAQLLGVAPEQVSITQLYAGGSFGRRANPHSDYVLEAAAIAKAAREQGIKAPVKMVWTREDDMRGGYYRPAFLHRARLALDASGNLVGWEQRLVGQSFIVGTPFEKVMVKDGIDKIAVEGADDLPYAVPNLRIEQALAQNVTVPTQWWRSVGHTHTAFSTETLIDEAAIAAGKDPYAFRHALLKDHPRHRGVLELAAQRANWQAPLTKGAEGEQRGRGIAVHESFGSFVAQVVEVTVKADHSFKVDRVVCAVDCGLAINPDVIKAQMEGGIGFALSAALHSAITLTDGKVDQSNFHDFQVLRINEMPAVEVHIVPSAVPPTGVGEPGVPPLAPALANALFAATGKRIRSLPIGIQLQV from the coding sequence ATGCTCGATACCCGCATCGATCAGGATGAGGCGCAGTCGCGCGGCATCCTCAACCTCAGCCGCCGGCATTTCCTTCGTGGCGCCGGCGGCCTGGCCCTGGGCATTTATTTCGCGCCGTTGCTCGCGCGCATCGGCGATGCGCAAGCGGCCGGCGACTTCGAACCCGACGCGTTTGTACGCATTGCCCCGGACGGCACGGTGACGGTGATCGCCAAGCACGTGGAAATGGGGCAGGGCAGCTACACCGGTCTTGCCACGCTGGTGGCCGAGGAGCTGGATGCCGACTGGGCCCAGGTGCGCGTGGAGGGCGCGCCGGTTGACGCCAAGCGTTACGCCAACCTGGCCTTCGGCATCCAGGGCACTGGCGGCAGCACAGCGCTGGCCAACTCCTTCGAACAACTGCGCAAGGCCGGCGCCAGCGCCCGCGCCATGCTGGTGGGCGCCGCCGCCGAACAGTGGCAGGTACCCGCCGCGCAGATCGACGTGCATGACGGCGTGGTGACCCACGCTGCCTCCGGGCACAAGGCCAGCTTCGGCGAACTGGCTGAGGCGGCGGCCAGGCAACCGGTGTCCGCCGAGGTGAAGCTGAAGGAGCCGAAGGACTTCAAGCTGATCGGCCAGGCGAAGCTGGCGCGCATCGACAGCCACGGCAAGACCGACGGTTCGGCGCTGTTCACCCAGGACATCCAGCTGCCGGACCTGCTGGTGGCGGTCGTCGCCCACCCACCGCGTTTCGGCGGGGTGCCGGCCAAGGTCGATGCGAGCAAGGCCAAGGCGGTGCCGGGTGTGGTCGCGGTGGTGCAGTTCCCCGGCAGCGAGCGGCGCTTCGCCGGTGTCGCGGTGCTGGCGAAGAACACCTGGGCGGCGCGCCAGGGCCGCGATGCCTTGCAGGTCGAGTGGGACGAGAGCAAGGCCTTCAGGATGGGCAGCAAGGAAATCTTCGCCCAGTACCGCGAGATGGCCGGCAAGCCCGGCCTGGTGGCGCGCAGTGAGGGGGATGTCGACAAGGTCCTGAAGCAGCCGCCGGCCAAGGTCATCGAGGCGGAGTACGAGTTTCCGTTCCTGGCGCACGCGGCGATGGAACCGTTGAACTGCGTGGTCCAGCTCAAGGACGACGGCGGTTGCCAGATCTGGAATGGCGAGCAGTGGCAGACCGCCGACCAGGCGGCAGTGGCGCAGTTGCTGGGCGTTGCGCCGGAGCAGGTGTCGATCACCCAGTTGTATGCCGGCGGCAGCTTCGGCCGGCGCGCCAATCCTCACTCGGACTACGTGCTGGAGGCGGCGGCCATCGCCAAGGCAGCCCGCGAGCAGGGCATCAAGGCCCCGGTGAAAATGGTCTGGACCCGCGAGGACGACATGCGCGGCGGCTACTACCGTCCGGCGTTCCTGCATCGCGCGCGGCTGGCGCTGGATGCCTCGGGCAACCTGGTGGGGTGGGAACAACGGCTGGTCGGGCAGTCCTTCATCGTCGGTACCCCCTTCGAGAAGGTCATGGTGAAGGACGGTATCGACAAGATCGCCGTGGAAGGTGCGGATGACCTGCCGTACGCCGTACCCAACCTGCGCATCGAGCAGGCCCTGGCCCAGAACGTCACGGTACCGACCCAGTGGTGGCGCTCGGTAGGGCATACCCATACGGCGTTCTCCACCGAGACGCTGATCGACGAGGCCGCCATCGCCGCAGGCAAGGACCCGTACGCGTTCCGCCATGCGTTGCTGAAGGATCATCCCCGGCATCGCGGCGTACTGGAGCTGGCGGCACAACGGGCCAACTGGCAGGCGCCGCTGACCAAGGGCGCCGAGGGCGAGCAGCGTGGCCGGGGCATCGCCGTGCATGAGTCATTCGGCAGCTTTGTGGCCCAGGTGGTGGAGGTGACGGTCAAGGCGGACCACAGCTTCAAGGTGGACCGCGTGGTCTGCGCGGTGGACTGTGGCCTGGCGATCAACCCGGACGTGATCAAGGCGCAGATGGAAGGCGGTATCGGCTTCGCGCTGTCGGCGGCGTTGCACAGCGCCATCACCCTCACGGACGGGAAGGTGGACCAGTCCAACTTCCATGACTTCCAGGTCCTGCGCATCAACGAGATGCCCGCGGTGGAGGTGCATATCGTGCCTTCGGCGGTACCGCCCACCGGCGTCGGCGAACCCGGCGTGCCGCCCTTGGCGCCGGCACTGGCCAACGCGCTGTTCGCCGCTACGGGCAAGCGCATTCGCAGCCTGCCGATCGGCATTCAGCTGCAGGTGTGA
- a CDS encoding translocation/assembly module TamB domain-containing protein — translation MRTLRWLLGVLLGLILLAVAGLAALLGTEAGSRMALQRVPGLRVDDFSGRLAGAFTAKHLEWSNGTTRLVLDEPDIAWSPGCLLHMALCLNRVAASEIRLTLPPSEKGESTGPVQLPSLNLPLSLELGDVRVGRFLLDDQEQLRDANLVAHWDQEGLHIESAKLARGDLHLSLSGLLKPTRGWPLQAQGSLDLPAVGGKPWSLQLQVEGELQGHLKLQAQSSGYLNGTLEGDLQPLAENLPAKAQVLADGFKADASLPDTLTLNQVRLDAGGDLKNGYQIAGAALLPAEDSPVVLTLRGRVDAQGADIAALDLSAAQAQRLGVQGRLDWQDGFAADATLDWLDFPWRRLYPAIEEPPVSVHSLKAEVQYRDGAYLGNFDAALNGPAGAFTLASPVSGNLSEVFLPSLQLVAGQGKAEGHVKVGFTDTVSWDAALDLRDFDPAYWLKEMPGRLGGPLRSQGSLKGGSLNLSANLDLQGRLRGQPALLKARAEGAGQAWKADELTLQLGDNRITGQAALDQRLSGRLDLALNQLGQLWPQLAGQLGGRLDLAGTLQTPQGQLALNGQRVAYGGQSLRTLVAEAKLDAAQRGRLDVQVQGLRSGDTRLGTLKLEGSGDRQRQQLTLNLQGKPLVLELGLDGTWNGRDWRGRLAQGDIQSGGQDWRLQQPAKLERLADGRLNLGAHCWASGPASLCAEDQRLMPDPRLRLHLRQFPLDSLARWLPEDFAWRGQLDGDVQLDLPASGPNGSILLNAGSGTLRLKEQDDWVDFPYQSLQLESRLTPRRIDTSLQFHGEKLGTLDAQVQLDPRPKSKPLTGSFSLDGLDLSIARPFVSAVETLKGRLHGNGRISGGLLAPRVDGELRLVDGEVSGGDLPTRLEQLQVQARIAGEQVDLSGHWTAGKQGNGNLSGRIAWNEALKVDLNVRGNRLPVTVEPYAELEVEPDLAIRMAGEGLAISGKVQVPRGAITIRQLPPSTVKVSDDTVIVGQKQEQKAATSLHMDVDVVVGEDKLTFSGFGLNAELAGQVHVGDNLDTRGELRLNKGRYRAYGQKLTIRRARLLFAGPIDQPYLDIEAIRKVDDVIAGLRLTGSADQPRSEVFSEPAMSQQQALSYLVLGRPMSTGEDSNMMGEAALALGLAGSAPLTGEVAQKLGIQDFQLDTEGTGNSTSVVASGQLSDKLSLRYGVGVFEPANTIALRYLLSKKVYLEAASGLASSLDIFYKRDF, via the coding sequence ATGCGCACACTGCGCTGGCTGCTGGGCGTGCTGCTTGGCCTGATCCTGCTCGCGGTCGCGGGTCTGGCGGCGTTGCTGGGCACCGAAGCGGGCAGCCGGATGGCTCTGCAGCGGGTACCGGGACTGAGGGTAGACGACTTCAGTGGCCGACTGGCCGGCGCCTTCACTGCGAAACATCTGGAGTGGAGCAACGGCACGACCCGCCTGGTGCTCGATGAGCCGGACATCGCCTGGTCGCCGGGCTGCTTGCTGCACATGGCCCTGTGCCTGAATCGCGTGGCGGCTAGTGAGATACGGCTGACCTTGCCGCCGAGCGAGAAGGGCGAGTCTACCGGCCCGGTCCAACTGCCGAGCCTTAACCTGCCGTTGTCGCTGGAGTTGGGCGACGTACGCGTTGGCCGTTTCCTGCTCGATGACCAGGAGCAGCTGCGCGACGCCAACCTGGTAGCGCACTGGGATCAGGAGGGCCTGCATATCGAGTCGGCGAAGCTGGCCCGTGGCGATCTGCACCTGTCGCTGTCCGGCTTGCTCAAGCCCACCCGCGGCTGGCCGTTGCAGGCACAGGGCAGCCTCGATCTTCCGGCCGTGGGCGGCAAGCCCTGGTCGTTGCAGCTGCAGGTCGAGGGTGAGCTGCAGGGCCATCTGAAATTGCAGGCGCAGAGCAGCGGTTACCTCAACGGCACGCTGGAAGGCGATCTGCAACCGTTGGCGGAGAACCTGCCGGCCAAGGCCCAGGTGCTGGCCGATGGGTTCAAGGCGGATGCCTCGCTACCCGATACGCTGACGCTGAATCAGGTCCGCCTGGATGCCGGTGGCGACTTGAAGAATGGCTACCAGATCGCCGGCGCTGCCCTGCTGCCGGCCGAAGACAGTCCGGTGGTACTGACCCTGCGCGGCCGCGTTGATGCCCAGGGTGCGGATATCGCCGCACTCGACCTGAGCGCCGCACAGGCGCAGCGGCTGGGTGTGCAGGGGCGGCTCGACTGGCAGGACGGCTTTGCCGCTGACGCCACGCTCGACTGGCTGGATTTCCCCTGGCGGCGCCTGTACCCGGCCATCGAGGAGCCGCCGGTGAGCGTGCACAGCCTCAAGGCTGAAGTGCAGTACCGCGACGGTGCCTACCTGGGCAACTTTGACGCCGCGCTGAACGGCCCGGCGGGTGCGTTCACCCTGGCCAGCCCGGTTTCCGGCAATCTCTCGGAAGTCTTCCTGCCGTCGCTGCAGCTGGTGGCGGGGCAGGGCAAGGCGGAGGGGCATGTGAAAGTCGGCTTTACCGACACTGTCAGCTGGGATGCCGCACTGGACCTGCGCGACTTCGATCCCGCCTACTGGCTGAAGGAAATGCCGGGCCGCTTGGGTGGTCCGCTGCGCAGCCAGGGCTCGCTCAAGGGCGGCAGCCTGAACCTGTCCGCGAACCTCGACCTGCAAGGGCGCCTGCGCGGCCAGCCGGCGCTGCTCAAGGCCCGCGCCGAGGGCGCCGGGCAGGCCTGGAAGGCGGACGAGCTGACCCTGCAACTGGGCGACAACCGCATCACCGGCCAGGCTGCACTGGACCAGCGTCTCTCCGGGCGGCTGGATCTCGCCCTCAATCAGCTGGGGCAGCTATGGCCGCAGTTGGCGGGCCAGCTGGGTGGGCGGCTCGACCTGGCGGGCACCTTGCAGACGCCGCAAGGCCAGCTGGCGTTGAATGGTCAGCGCGTTGCCTATGGCGGCCAGAGCCTGCGCACCCTGGTCGCGGAGGCGAAACTGGACGCCGCCCAGCGTGGCCGTCTGGACGTGCAGGTACAGGGCCTGCGCAGCGGCGACACGCGTCTGGGCACGCTCAAGCTCGAAGGCAGCGGCGACCGCCAGCGCCAACAGCTCACGCTGAACCTGCAAGGCAAACCGTTGGTTCTCGAATTGGGCCTGGACGGCACCTGGAACGGTCGCGACTGGCGCGGCCGACTGGCGCAAGGCGACATCCAGAGCGGTGGGCAGGACTGGCGCCTGCAGCAGCCGGCGAAGCTGGAGCGGCTGGCCGATGGCCGGCTGAACCTGGGCGCGCATTGCTGGGCGTCGGGCCCGGCCAGCCTGTGTGCCGAAGACCAGCGCCTGATGCCTGACCCGCGCCTGCGCCTGCACCTGCGCCAGTTCCCGCTGGACAGCCTGGCGCGCTGGCTGCCCGAGGACTTCGCCTGGCGCGGCCAGCTGGATGGCGACGTGCAACTGGACCTGCCGGCCAGCGGCCCCAATGGTTCGATCCTGCTCAATGCCGGCAGCGGTACGCTGCGCCTGAAGGAGCAGGACGACTGGGTCGACTTCCCCTACCAGAGCCTGCAACTGGAAAGCCGCCTGACGCCCCGGCGCATCGATACCAGCCTGCAGTTCCATGGCGAGAAGCTGGGCACCCTGGATGCCCAGGTACAGCTTGACCCACGACCAAAATCCAAGCCCCTGACCGGCAGCTTCAGCCTCGACGGGCTGGACCTGTCCATTGCGCGGCCTTTCGTCTCGGCGGTGGAAACCCTCAAGGGGCGGCTCCACGGTAATGGACGGATTTCCGGCGGGCTGTTGGCGCCCCGCGTGGACGGCGAGTTGCGTCTGGTCGATGGCGAGGTGTCCGGTGGCGATCTGCCGACCCGCCTGGAGCAGTTGCAGGTGCAGGCACGCATCGCCGGCGAGCAGGTCGACCTGAGCGGCCACTGGACGGCGGGGAAGCAAGGCAACGGCAACCTGTCCGGGCGGATCGCCTGGAATGAGGCGCTGAAAGTGGACCTGAACGTACGCGGCAACCGTCTGCCAGTGACGGTCGAGCCGTACGCCGAGCTGGAGGTTGAGCCTGACCTGGCGATCCGTATGGCAGGCGAGGGCCTGGCCATTTCCGGCAAGGTACAGGTGCCCCGTGGCGCGATCACCATCCGCCAACTACCGCCGTCGACGGTGAAGGTCTCGGACGACACCGTGATCGTCGGTCAGAAGCAGGAGCAGAAGGCCGCCACCTCGCTGCACATGGACGTCGATGTGGTCGTCGGCGAGGACAAGCTGACCTTTTCCGGCTTTGGCCTGAACGCGGAGCTGGCTGGCCAGGTGCACGTGGGCGACAACCTGGATACCCGTGGCGAGCTGCGCCTGAACAAGGGTCGCTATCGCGCCTACGGACAGAAACTGACGATCCGCCGTGCCCGCTTGTTGTTCGCCGGTCCCATTGACCAGCCGTACCTGGACATCGAGGCGATCCGCAAGGTCGATGACGTGATCGCCGGTCTGCGCCTCACCGGCAGTGCCGACCAGCCGCGCAGCGAGGTGTTCTCGGAGCCTGCAATGAGCCAGCAGCAGGCCCTGTCCTACCTGGTGCTGGGCCGGCCGATGAGTACCGGCGAGGACAGCAACATGATGGGCGAGGCGGCACTGGCCCTGGGTCTTGCCGGTAGCGCGCCGCTCACTGGCGAGGTCGCGCAGAAGCTGGGTATCCAGGACTTCCAGCTGGATACCGAAGGCACCGGCAACAGTACCAGCGTGGTCGCCAGCGGCCAGCTCTCCGACAAGCTCAGCCTGCGCTATGGCGTAGGGGTGTTTGAGCCGGCGAATACCATCGCCTTGCGCTACCTGCTGAGCAAGAAAGTCTATCTGGAGGCGGCCAGCGGGTTGGCCAGTTCGCTGGATATCTTCTACAAGCGCGATTTCTGA